From the Robbsia betulipollinis genome, the window CGCTGGGATTGCGCACGCTGGCCTGCGCGGACCCTCGCTACATCGGCCGCTACACGGGTCCTCCCGAGTCCCGCGACAGTGCCTATCATCAGGGCACCGCGTGGCTCTGGCTGGCGGGGCCGTTCATCGAGGCGTGGCTGCGCGTGCATGCCCGTGGCGCGAACGCCGAGGCGGCGCGCGCCGAGGCACGCGCGCGGTTCGTCGCGCCGCTGGACGCGCATCTGCGCGAGGCGGGACTCGGACACCTGTCGGAGATCGCCGACGGCGATGCGCCCCACACCCCGCGTGGCGCGCCGTTTCAGGCATGGTCGCTCGCCGAGCGGCTACGTATTGAAACCTTGCTTTGAAACCCCGCTTTGAAACCGTGCCGTGACGTCGGGCTGCGACGTCGCAGATGAAACTTGCCGGAACCGGCGACCTTCAGGAGAAAAGATGTCCGTGCCTTCGCAAAACGTCCTCGATACGGCCGAAGGCCGCCGTCTGCATGCGGCGTCTCCCGGTCCCTGGCGCCGTTGGGGGCCGTATCTCAGCGAGCGGCAATGGGGCACCGTACGCGAGGACTACAGCCCGGGCGGCACCGCCTGGGACAGCTTCCCGCACGAGCATGCGCGCAGCCGCGCGTACCGCTGGGGCGAGGATGGCATTGCCGGTTTCGGGGACGAGCACCTGAACTGGTGCCTGAGCCTGGGTCTGTGGAACGGCAAGGATCACATCCTGAAGGAACGGCTGTTCGGCCTGACCAACGAGCAGGGCAACCACGGCGAGGACGTCAAGGAACTGTATTTCTTCCTCGACGGCACGCCGACCCACTCGTACATGCGCATGCTCTACAAGTATCCGCAGGCCGCCTTTCCCTACGCGGATCTGGTCGACGAGAACCGTCGCCGCTCGAACGAACTCCCCGAATACGAAATTCTCGACACCGGCGTGTTCGACGACGAGGCCTACTTCGACGTGACGATCGAATACGCGAAAGCGGGCTCGGACGATCTGCTGATGCGGGTAACGGTGGAAAATCGCAGTCCGCACCCGGCGCTGTTGCATCTGCTGCCGCAATTCTGGGCCCGCAACACCTGGTCCTGGGACACCAGCCGCAGCAAGCCGGAATTGCGGCTCACCGACGGCGCCGTGGTCGCGCGCAACCCGGAACTGCCGCATCAATATCGCTGGAGCGCCCAGGGCGACGCGCCGCAGGAATGGCTGTTCTGCGAGAACGAAACCAACATCGAACGGCTCTTCGGCTCCAAGGGCGATGGCCCCTACAAGGACGGCTTCAACGACTACCTGGTGGACGGCAGGCCGGAGGCGATCCGGCGCGACAAGGGCAGCAAGGCGGGCGCGCACTGGCGCCTGGAAATGGCGGGCGGCGGGCGGCGCACGATCGGCATGCGCCTGCGCCGTGTCAGCCAGGACGCCCAGGCCGCAGAGGATTTCGATGCGGTCTTCGTGAAACGGCGCGCCGAAGCCGACGAATACTACACCGCGCTGCAGCAGGATCTCGACGACGACGACGCGCGCCTGATACAGCGCCAGGCGATGGCCGGCATGCTCTGGTCGAAGCAGTTCTATCATTTCGACGTCAAGCGCTGGCTGAACGGCGATGCCGCGCAACCCACGCCGCCGGCCTCCCGGCTGCACGGGCGCAACGCGGACTGGCGGCATCTGTCGAACGCCGACATCATCTCGATGCCCGATACCTGGGAGTACCCGTGGTACGCGTCCTGGGACCTCGCCTTCCAGGCGGTCGCTTTCGCGCTGATCGACCCGGACTTCGCGAAGAAGCAGTTGATCCTGCTGACGCAGGACCGCTTCATGCACCCGAACGGGCAATTGCCGGCCTACGAGTGGGCGTTCGGCGACGCGAACCCCCCGGTGCATGCGTGGGCGGTATGGCAGGTCTATCAGATGGACGCCAAACTCACCGGCAAGTTCGACCGGGTGTTTCTCGAACGGGCCTTTCACAAGCTGCTGCTGAACTTCGGCTGGTGGGTCAACCGCAAGGACGCCGAGGGCCGCAATCTGTTCCAGGGCGGCTTCCTGGGGCTGGACAACATCCAGATCTTCGACCGCTCCGCGCCGCTGCCCACTGGCGGGCGCATCGACCAGTCGGACGGCACCGCGTGGATGGCGGCCTACGCGCTCGACCTGATGAGCATCGGCCTGGAACTGGCGGCGGACAATGAAGCGTACGTCGATATTTCCGTGAAGTTCTTCGAGCATTTCCTCTACATCTCGGGCGCGATCAATGGCGCCGACGAGGCTGGCGCAAGCCTGTGGGACGAGCAGGACGAGTTCTTCTACGATGCGCTGAAGCTGCCCGACGGCACGTCCGTGCCGTTGAAAGTGCGCTCGATCGTCGGCCTCAGCCCCTTGTTCGCCGTGCATGTGCTCGACAGCGCCGCGGTGGGCAAGCTGCCGCGGCTCGAGGAACGCCTGCGCTGGTTCCTGCGCCACCGGCCCGACCTCGCGCAACTGGTTTCGCGCTGGTACGAGCCCGGCAAGGGCAATACGATGCTGTTGTCCCTGCTGCGCGGCCACCGGATGAAACGCCTGCTCACGCGCATGCTGGACGAGGCCGAGTTCCTCTCCGACTATGGCGTGCGATCCCTGTCGCGCTACCACGAGCACTCTCCCTTCAAGCTCGATCACAACGGCGAGAGCTTCGGCATCGAGTACACGCCCGCGGAGTCCGTGTCACGCACCTTCGGCGGCAACTCGAACTGGCGCGGCCCGATCTGGATGCCGGTGAACTATCTGCTGATCGAATCGCTGCAGGAATTCCACCGCTATTACGGCGACGAGTTCCGCGTCGAATACCCCACCGGGTCCGGCACCATGCTGTCGTTGAGCGAAATCGCCGATGCGCTGTCGGAGCGGCTGTGCGCGCTGTTTCGCAAGGACAGGAATGGTTTGCGGCCCGTCATGGCGGCATACCCGCTGCTCGCCGTCGATCCCCGCTCGGCGGATCTGGTGCTGTTCCACGAGTACTTCCATGGCGACAACGGCCGCGGATTGGGCGCCGCACATCAAACCGGGTGGACCAGCCTCGTTGCGCTGTTGCTGAAAAACAAGCCCCGTCGGTCCGAAGATCAAAAAGCGTCCGGCGACGCGAAGTAAAGGACTTTTCCGACAGTCGCGGTTACTCAGACTTGCTAGGATGTCGCCTCCGCCGAAGGGTTCAGCCGAGCCGACATGCAATCTCGACGGGGAAGAGGACCTCATGCGACTCTGGGTAGCGGTAACGGCTTGGTTGGCGCTCAACGCCGTCTATGTGCTGGTGGCGGTCAGGCGGGCGCGGCGGAGCGATCCGCCCGCGGACGGCGAGACGCGCGCGCCGACGGGCCTGCTGACCGACGGACGGGCCGCCGATCCCAACGCAGCGGACTGAGGGGCGGCGGGCATCGGGCGCTGTCACGGGCCCGTGCCAGGGTTCGGCGGAGTCAGGCAGCGCATGCGCCGCTGCGTGCCTCCACAAGGGCGACCAGGGCGACCAGCGCGTCGCGCGTTGCGTCGACCACGCCGCGCCAGTCGCGCGGGACGGCCTGCCGGAACAACGTCGCGGTCGGATACCAGGGGCTGTCGCGGCGCTCGCTCATCCAGCGCCAGTCGGACAGGTAGGGCAGCAGGATCCAGACCGGTCGCCCGAGCGCGCCGGCCAGGTGCGCCACCGCCGTATCCACCGAGATCACCAGATCGAGCGCGGCGACGCATGCGGCGGTGTCGAGAAAATCCCCGTCGAGCGGCGGCATGCGCAGTTCCGGCGCATGCTTCGCCGCCCACTGCCGATCGGCATCGCGCACCACGGGCTGCAACAGCACCGTCTCGACGCCCGGGACGCTCAGGACCGGCGCGAGCACCGCGAGCGGCATCGAGCGCAGCGCGTCGTCGGCGAAATGGGGATTGCCCGACGGCACGATCCCCACGCGCAACGGGGGCCGGGCCGGAACGGCGGCCGTGGGCACGTCCCGGCCCTTGGCCGGCGCCCGAGCCGGGGCAGCGGAAGACGCCGCCAGATACGGAATCTCGGCGGGAATGGTGTCCAGTCGCGTACGCAATGCATGCGGCAATGACATCAAGAGCGTGAAACGGTCGGTCTGCGGGCGCGGATCGCCTTGCTGGATCACTCGCACGCCCCAGCGCGCGGCCTGCGCCGCGACCAGTCGCAGCAGCGGCGGCTGAACCTCCACCACCACGTCGCGGGCGAGCGCGGCCAGGCGCGGCAGATAGCGCACGAACTGCAATGTGTCGCCCAACCCCTGTTCGGCCAGCACCAGGATCGAACGCGTGTCGATCGCCTCGTCGCCGTTCCAGTAGTGTTCGCCCTGCCGCGCGGCGAAACGCGCGCTGTCGCGCCACTCGTAGGCGTCGAAGCCCCGTGCCAGTTCACCGCGGCGCAGCCGTATTCCCGCCTCGTCGAGCCAGGCCAGCGGCCAGTCCGGCCGCAGCGCCCGCGCGGCACGCAAACAGACCAGCGCCGCGTCGTCCATGCGCTGCATGCACAGCGCACTCGCCATGTAGCGATACGCCGGGGCATAACGCGGGGCGACCTGCAGCGCGCGTTCGAAGCGATCGACGGCGAAGGCGAACTCGCCCAGCGCCGCCAGCGCCTGTCCAAACAGCACGAGCGCCGCGGCATCGTCCGGATCCTGCGCGAACACCTGTTCCAGTTCTCCCACCGCCTGCAGGGGCCGCTGCAGACGCAGCAGGATGGTGGCCTTCGCCAGCAGCGCGGCGGTGTCCCACGGCGCCCGTTGCAGCACCTCTGTGACGGCGTCCATCGCGTCCAGCGGACGGTGCAGCCCCAGAAAGACACGGGTACGCGCGAGGCCCCACAGCGCGAGCGCGCCGGCATGCCGTTCCGCTCGCGGCAGGTCGGCATGCCGGTCCAGCAAGGCCAGGGCGTCCTCGGAACGCGTCACCGCCACCAGGCACATGGCCTTGCCCGCCAGCGCCGCCATGCGCCAGTTCCGCGCCGCGGTCACCGCGATGGCCGCATCGAACACCGCGAGCGCCTGCTCGTGCAGCGCGAAGTGCGCGAGAGTGAACGCATGCTCGACGCGGATGAGCGCCAGCGCATCGCCCGGCGCAAGACACGCCGTCACGGTCTTGAAAAGGCCGAATGCCTCGTCGGCGTGCCCCTGCGCTGCCCGCTCGTGGGCGAGACGGCGCAAGGTCGCCAGGGTTCGCAGTGAGAAGCCATCGGGCAGGCTTCGCGTGGCGCCGTCGCTTCCCGCATCGTCCGATGCCGCCGCCATCGCCTCGCAGAATGCGACGAAAGGCGCGGCCCCGGCCCGGGCGTCGGGAAGCGGAAACGGCAAACCGCACAGGTCCGGTGACATAGGCGTGCAAATGAATGAAATTCGCCCATTGTCGGCGCGGAGTCCGCGCGACATTGCGTCAAATTGCGAGATAAAACGCCGCTTATTCATTTTTTCTGAATCGCCCGCAAAATCCGGACGCACTACGCGCGTCGGCATTAAATGCGTTTTGGCGCTAAAAATGTAGGATATTCTCGCTGAAACGCTTCGTAAAAAGCGACAAATCGCATACGCGCGTCGCCGGTCCGGGCATTCGCGGAACGGCAGCCGCACGACGGCTGGACTCCCGTTTCACACGATCGTTTGTATTAAGGGTTGTAGGAGAGACACAACAATTATGAATGCGCCTCGCCCTTACCGAGTTTGTCTTAAAATTCGGCTATGATCATTTCGGGTTTGGACAGGTCCCGTGGAAAAACCCGGGAATTGTCCTACACGGAGTCACTGACGGACGGAGAAACCGATGCGTGTCGCTACACCTGGCATCGATGCCAATTACCCGTTTTTCATGCTTCGCACCTTGACTGGCGTCAGCGATTTTGTCTTCTGAAAAAACCACCGGCTTCAGGGTCCGCCCCGCCGGGGACGGACATGCGCCGACATACTTCCGGGACGCCGGTCATCGGGACGCCGGCCACCGGGTTGCCGGCCACCGTGACGCCGGCCGTCGCAACCGCGCCGCCGTCACGCTGAGCGCTGCGTGCGTGGCGGCGCGCGATGCCGAACGGCGCCTGCTGGCCCGCGAGATCCATGACGAACTCGGCGCCGAACTGACCGCCCTGCGCTATGCGCTGGCCCGGGTCGCGACATCGGTACCCGACAACGCGGCGGCCACGTGCGCCGCCGCGCTCGCGGCGGCCGACAGCGCGCTCGATGCGGCTTTCGCGGCGAGTCACCGTTTGATACAGCAGCGCGGCGTCCTGCCCGGCCGGGGTGAGCTGGGCGACACGATGCGCGCATGGATCTCCTCGTTCGCGGAACGCGTCGGCCTGAGCGCATCCTTCGACTATCATGCGGACCCGGCGCTGGGGCCGCTCGACGATGCCAGCGCGCTGGCGTTGTTACGCATCACGCAGGAGGCGCTGAACAATGTCGCCCGGCATGCACGGGCCAGCATCGTCACCGTCCGTCTGAGCGTCACGCCCTCCGGCGCGACGCTCGTGGTCCGCGACAACGGCCGCGGCATGGATCCGGACAGGGTCAAGACTTCGCAGGCGGCCCGCAGCGCCAGTGCATCCGCCCTGCGCGGCGCCAGGCGGGATGCATACGCGTCGCACGGGCTGGGGCTGGCGGGCATGCGCGAACGCTGCGACGCCCTGGGCGGCCGGTTCGCGATCACGAGCCGGCCCGGCGACGGGGTCGAACTGCGGGCCTCGCTGCCCTGCGCCGCACGCACGCCCCGTACGTCCGGCCGCGTCGGGCGACCGGGTCGCGCCGGACCGCATGACACGCCGTAACGACATTTGCCACCGTTGTATGGGCAAAAAAACAAGCTGGTAAAAAAAACGTTTGGAAATACTCCACGGGGAGTCAGGGATGTCAAGAATACTATTGGTCGACGACCACGCCGCGATCAGGCAAGGAATTGCCCAGTTGCTCGTTTCCCGGGGTTTGTTCACCGAGGCGGTGGAAGCCGCGACCGGTGCGGAAGCGCTCGCGCACATCGAACGCGGCGAATGGACGATGGTCCTGCTCGACATCTCGCTGCCCGACATGAGCGGTGTCGAGGTGCTGCGCCGCATCAAGCGGCGCGTGCCCACGGTGCCGGTGCTGATGTTCTCGATGTATCGCGAGGATCAGTACGCGGTGCGGGCGCTGAAGGCCGGCGCGTCGGGCTACTTGTCGAAAACCGCGAGCGCCGCGGAACTCGCCACCGCGATGAGTCAGATCGCGGCGGGGCGAAAATACGTCAGCGCTTCGCTCGCCGAAGCCCTGGCGGACTACGTTTCGACCGACGTCGACCAGCTTCCCCACGAGAAGCTGTCGAACCGCGAATACCAGACCCTGTGCATGCTCGGCTCCGGCAAGCGGCTCACCGACGTCGCCAACGTGCTGTCGCTGTCCGTCAAGACCGTCAGCGTGTACCGGTCGCGCCTGCTGGAAAAGCTGGGCCTGGCGAACAACGCCGAGTTGACCTATTACGTGATGCGCAATCAACTGGTGGACCTGGGCGCCAACCACAGCAACGCGGCCTGAGCGGCGCATTTCGCACGGCGCGCGCCGCGCGCCGCTGTCCGCCCCCGCGCCATTCGTCGCCATGCCGCGTTAAATAGACTGTTCCTCCCCCCCTGTTCGACCAATTGCCCCCCGCCGGCAGCCGCTATGATCCATTGCATCGGCTGACGGTGGCACCCATCGCAAGGAGTGCTTCCAGAGGCCGCTCCCCCTGCGACGCAGGCATCCTCCATAGCAGTTTTCGGGCCTTCCCGGAAAGTTTTTGAAGCAAACCCTCAAGCTTTCCGGATCCGTTCCGATAACCATTACAACGGCGGCGATCGGCTCAGTGATACCGGTACTGCCTCCCGTTGCGGCGATCCCGCCGGAAAGCACCAATTTTGGATATAGGAGCGCCTCATGGCCCAGATCATTAGCAACAACACCGCATCGCTGGTAGCGCAGAACAACCTGAACAAGGCCTCGTCGACGTACTCGACCGCGATCAACCAACTGTCTTCCGGCAAGAAGGTTTCCAGCGCCGCGGACAACTCCGCCGCACTGGCGATCTCGGGCCGCATGCAGTCGCAGATCAACGGCAACACGCAGGCCATCTCGAACGCGAACGACGGTATCGCCCTGGCGCAGACGGCGGACTCCGCGTTCTCGCAGATCACGTCGAACCTGCAGCAGATCCGGACCCTCGCCGTACAGTCGGCGAACTCCACGTATTCCGCGTCGGACCGCGCGTCGCTGAACCAGCAGGCGCAGCAGCTCCTGTCGCAGGTCAACACGATCGCCACGCAAACGCAGTACAACGGTCAAACCCTGCTCGACGGCAGCTTCGGTTCGGCAACGTTCCAGACCGGCGCGAACGCAGGCCAGTCGACGACGGTCAACCTGAGCCAGGGCGTGCGCACGTCGCAGATCGGTCAGACCGCGGCGCAGACGTTCAGCCTCGCCAGCATCAACAAGGGTGTCGTGGCAGCCGCCGGCGACGGCCTGTCGAACGCCAGCGCCTCGAAGGCCCTGTCGATCCAGCTGGGCGATGGCCCGGCCAAGACGATCGGCCAGGCGGTCGCGGGTGCGGAAGCCGGCCAGGACGCGAACAGCGCCTTCGCCGCAGTGGCCGCGATCAACGGCGCGAACATCTCGGGCCTGACCGCCACGGCGACCAACGTCCAGACCTTCACGACCGCGAACGAAAAGCCGTCCGCATCCGCCGACAACGTCGTCAACCTGAAGATCAACGGCACGTCGATTTTCGGTGATAGCGGCATGACCGTCGCCAAGGGTACGTCGGTGTCGACCGGCGACCTGGTGAACCAGATCAACTCGGTGGCGGGCACGACGGGCGTCTCCGCATCGCTCGACGATGGCGGCAGCCTGAAGCTGTCGTCCACCGACGGCCGCAACATCACGATCTCGCAAACGTCGAAGACCACCGAAGGCGGCAGCGGCGATTACAAGTTGCTGCAAGGCGGTTCGAGCAACGTCGCCGACCCGGCAAGCACCACGCAGTTCACGGCCGACTCGGCCGTCGAAACGAACGGCGCGACCGGCGCGGGCGGCAAGGCCACGGTGCTGCAGGGCACGATGTCGCTGTCGTC encodes:
- a CDS encoding sensor histidine kinase, yielding MSSEKTTGFRVRPAGDGHAPTYFRDAGHRDAGHRVAGHRDAGRRNRAAVTLSAACVAARDAERRLLAREIHDELGAELTALRYALARVATSVPDNAAATCAAALAAADSALDAAFAASHRLIQQRGVLPGRGELGDTMRAWISSFAERVGLSASFDYHADPALGPLDDASALALLRITQEALNNVARHARASIVTVRLSVTPSGATLVVRDNGRGMDPDRVKTSQAARSASASALRGARRDAYASHGLGLAGMRERCDALGGRFAITSRPGDGVELRASLPCAARTPRTSGRVGRPGRAGPHDTP
- a CDS encoding response regulator, with product MSRILLVDDHAAIRQGIAQLLVSRGLFTEAVEAATGAEALAHIERGEWTMVLLDISLPDMSGVEVLRRIKRRVPTVPVLMFSMYREDQYAVRALKAGASGYLSKTASAAELATAMSQIAAGRKYVSASLAEALADYVSTDVDQLPHEKLSNREYQTLCMLGSGKRLTDVANVLSLSVKTVSVYRSRLLEKLGLANNAELTYYVMRNQLVDLGANHSNAA
- a CDS encoding tetratricopeptide repeat protein, producing MSPDLCGLPFPLPDARAGAAPFVAFCEAMAAASDDAGSDGATRSLPDGFSLRTLATLRRLAHERAAQGHADEAFGLFKTVTACLAPGDALALIRVEHAFTLAHFALHEQALAVFDAAIAVTAARNWRMAALAGKAMCLVAVTRSEDALALLDRHADLPRAERHAGALALWGLARTRVFLGLHRPLDAMDAVTEVLQRAPWDTAALLAKATILLRLQRPLQAVGELEQVFAQDPDDAAALVLFGQALAALGEFAFAVDRFERALQVAPRYAPAYRYMASALCMQRMDDAALVCLRAARALRPDWPLAWLDEAGIRLRRGELARGFDAYEWRDSARFAARQGEHYWNGDEAIDTRSILVLAEQGLGDTLQFVRYLPRLAALARDVVVEVQPPLLRLVAAQAARWGVRVIQQGDPRPQTDRFTLLMSLPHALRTRLDTIPAEIPYLAASSAAPARAPAKGRDVPTAAVPARPPLRVGIVPSGNPHFADDALRSMPLAVLAPVLSVPGVETVLLQPVVRDADRQWAAKHAPELRMPPLDGDFLDTAACVAALDLVISVDTAVAHLAGALGRPVWILLPYLSDWRWMSERRDSPWYPTATLFRQAVPRDWRGVVDATRDALVALVALVEARSGACAA
- a CDS encoding flagellin, whose amino-acid sequence is MAQIISNNTASLVAQNNLNKASSTYSTAINQLSSGKKVSSAADNSAALAISGRMQSQINGNTQAISNANDGIALAQTADSAFSQITSNLQQIRTLAVQSANSTYSASDRASLNQQAQQLLSQVNTIATQTQYNGQTLLDGSFGSATFQTGANAGQSTTVNLSQGVRTSQIGQTAAQTFSLASINKGVVAAAGDGLSNASASKALSIQLGDGPAKTIGQAVAGAEAGQDANSAFAAVAAINGANISGLTATATNVQTFTTANEKPSASADNVVNLKINGTSIFGDSGMTVAKGTSVSTGDLVNQINSVAGTTGVSASLDDGGSLKLSSTDGRNITISQTSKTTEGGSGDYKLLQGGSSNVADPASTTQFTADSAVETNGATGAGGKATVLQGTMSLSSSKEIKLSGAGDANLYTEAPNGNTVAGNGKSATISLNTQTTLASLSLKTAASSTAALQSLDSALATVSTLQGAVGAIQNRFDSTISNLNAITQNAKSAQSSITDADYASVASTLSTADVLQQSGVAMVSKANQIPNQILKLVTG
- a CDS encoding MGH1-like glycoside hydrolase domain-containing protein is translated as MSVPSQNVLDTAEGRRLHAASPGPWRRWGPYLSERQWGTVREDYSPGGTAWDSFPHEHARSRAYRWGEDGIAGFGDEHLNWCLSLGLWNGKDHILKERLFGLTNEQGNHGEDVKELYFFLDGTPTHSYMRMLYKYPQAAFPYADLVDENRRRSNELPEYEILDTGVFDDEAYFDVTIEYAKAGSDDLLMRVTVENRSPHPALLHLLPQFWARNTWSWDTSRSKPELRLTDGAVVARNPELPHQYRWSAQGDAPQEWLFCENETNIERLFGSKGDGPYKDGFNDYLVDGRPEAIRRDKGSKAGAHWRLEMAGGGRRTIGMRLRRVSQDAQAAEDFDAVFVKRRAEADEYYTALQQDLDDDDARLIQRQAMAGMLWSKQFYHFDVKRWLNGDAAQPTPPASRLHGRNADWRHLSNADIISMPDTWEYPWYASWDLAFQAVAFALIDPDFAKKQLILLTQDRFMHPNGQLPAYEWAFGDANPPVHAWAVWQVYQMDAKLTGKFDRVFLERAFHKLLLNFGWWVNRKDAEGRNLFQGGFLGLDNIQIFDRSAPLPTGGRIDQSDGTAWMAAYALDLMSIGLELAADNEAYVDISVKFFEHFLYISGAINGADEAGASLWDEQDEFFYDALKLPDGTSVPLKVRSIVGLSPLFAVHVLDSAAVGKLPRLEERLRWFLRHRPDLAQLVSRWYEPGKGNTMLLSLLRGHRMKRLLTRMLDEAEFLSDYGVRSLSRYHEHSPFKLDHNGESFGIEYTPAESVSRTFGGNSNWRGPIWMPVNYLLIESLQEFHRYYGDEFRVEYPTGSGTMLSLSEIADALSERLCALFRKDRNGLRPVMAAYPLLAVDPRSADLVLFHEYFHGDNGRGLGAAHQTGWTSLVALLLKNKPRRSEDQKASGDAK